A portion of the Desulfobulbaceae bacterium genome contains these proteins:
- a CDS encoding arsenate reductase ArsC — MVRILFVCIENSNRSQMAEAFARIEGAEKVEVASAGSNPATAVNPKAVAAMAERGYDLGTHAPKSLADVGIVSWDYVVTMGCGDDCPLISSRQRLDWQLPDPREMDEYGYRTVCDEIERLVRQLIAGLP; from the coding sequence ATGGTTCGCATTCTTTTCGTCTGTATTGAAAATAGCAATCGCAGCCAGATGGCTGAGGCCTTTGCCCGGATCGAGGGGGCAGAGAAAGTGGAAGTTGCCAGCGCCGGGTCGAATCCGGCCACGGCGGTGAATCCTAAGGCCGTGGCTGCGATGGCCGAACGGGGCTACGATCTTGGAACTCATGCTCCTAAAAGTTTGGCTGATGTTGGTATTGTGTCGTGGGATTATGTGGTCACCATGGGGTGCGGGGATGACTGCCCCTTGATTTCCTCCCGGCAGCGACTTGATTGGCAGCTGCCGGATCCGAGGGAGATGGACGAATACGGCTATCGCACTGTTTGCGACGAGATTGAACGCCTGGTGCGGCAGCTGATCGCTGGCCTGCCGTAA